CAGCTCGAACGGTTCCTGCCAGCGGTACTTCTCGTTGCGCATGATAAACGCGTCCCGGAAGTACACCAGCACCCAGGCAAGCGAGATTGCCGAGTAAAGGGTGACGAGTGCTTGGGCGAGCAGCAACGCTATTCCGATGCCTTTACATATCGGACTGATGCGCCACATCGTGACGGGACCGCCGCGAATTCGCGCACCTAGGACCATCTGTAGCCACAGCATCGGTATACCGAACAGGAGCGAAAAGATCAAAAATTGTACCACAAAGTTAGCTCCGAAATGGACGCTAAACACGGCAAAGCGTGAAATGTTGAATAGCCCTAGCGTGCAAAAGGTGGTCGCTAGCGAGCGGGAAATTGCGTGTGGCCAACGTGCTTTCGGACGGCCATCGCTTCGGCGGCTACTGCCACGTTGCGGAGCGACCGCTTCCACGTCCGATTCATCTTCACCGGTGGTGGCAGCAGGAGTACGGTCTTCCGATGTGTTCGAACGTTCTTCGACCTGCGTAGCTTGCGTGAAGGAGGTGTTTGTGCTGCGACTGTGCAGATCGGAGGAGTCACGCAGTCGTCGGTCGGGGGCTGCCGAACGGACGGCAGCGATGGAGTTAACAATGGTAGAACCTTCCGTAAATGGGGAGGAACCTAATTCCGGGGATCCATCGTGCGGTGACTCCGATACACTTTGGTGTGTCctaaaacagacaaaaaagatTAAGTtaatgtttgattgtttctgCGTTTTGTTTAAGTCTCTTTTTACACGACTTCGTTAAAAGGTAGCGTAAACACTGAAACCTTTCCAACACCACAGTTGTAAAACATCTTGGCACTCAATTTCGGGGAATGCCAGTTCGTTTGTGCTTCCGACGTAGGTACTTCCGTTTTGGCCCAATGTCAAGGACTAGGTCAAGTCCTGGATGCACCCCGTTGGTATAACGTCACGTTACCATGCAGGTACGTCTCGTTGTGCGATGTTGCCTACGTATGCTGCATTGGTGGGAAAATCGCAATATGCTTCAGAGTGCAGCGGGCAAGTTTGTTGAATGTGGTTGCCATGGTAGCAAAAGCGGCTACAGTGCAAGGAGTGAAATTAAGagtttcacaaaaaaatctttctacTGAAATGTGAAGAAATAGCTAATTTTCAAATGATTGATCTCAGATCAATCCTGATGAAATATCTGGGTTAAACATGACGCATTCAAGACTTTAAAGTTCAATATATGATTTTGCGGACTTTATGCATAGTCATCCAGAGTGAGAGTAAACAAGTTTCTATTTACatctcctccccccccccccccccccccctcacgaCCACCAGCAGCTGGCTGGGAAATATAACGCTGTTGTTGACATCCAAGATCAATGATACACCGACCCACCGGAAGGTTCTCGGGCGGGGTGTGGTGTGAATCATGTGAGTAcgcctttccttttttggagTCTATGCAAGTGGTGTACCTCTCGTTAGCGTTATCAGTGCCCGATGCTATCGAACTGCATGTGGTTGTCGTAGATAGCAGCGAAACAGGGCTCGGATTCCGTGAGCTGCCAATTGAACTGCCTTCCGATTCGCCCGTATAATGGCCATGTTGTTGATTTGCCTGGTACGATGGCCTTAGGTCTTCTAGTGGAGGTGCCGTCGGAGATCCTGGCACACTGTTCGTATGGATGATGAGCTCGTTCGTCGTAGCATCCCGTACAACCGTTATAGATCCGATCCGTGGCTGTGACTGGGCCCGCCGTCCTGCTTGTCTTGGACGCTCCTGTACAATCACATCCAGATCAGTTTCGAGCAGTTGTGGTGAAGGTGAAGAGGAGTCGGGGGCGGGAGGAGCCGATGCCACAAGCTGTTCTCGGTGTTCGACAAACGGCGGCACCGGAGAGGGAGGTAACCCAGCAACCAAGGAAGGAATTACACCAAGCGTTTCCGTCACCGTTGACACCTCATCCATCGGCAATGTGGTGATGGAGCTTAAGTCGTTGGTTCCCTGTAGAGATTCATTGCTCCCAGCACTAGTAGAAGCTTCGGAAACTACATTTGAGGACACCGGAAATTCGAAGATCTCCTGTTCGGGCAGTTCTATCAGGAGCTTCTTGCGCATCGAATTCCGATGCCAGCTGGGATGATGATGTGGAGCGTCATTGCCCCATGATTGACCGTAGCGGTGAAGTGTGGCGGTCGAAGCTTGGCCTGGggagaaggcaaaaaaaaaaacaagtatgaACGCGAGAAAacatgaatgaaatgaaaccaaTACATTGTAAAAAATGGCACACGCTCGCACAACGAAACGCATATCTTCAATGTAATACGGTGATGCCGGCTATTTCACCCCAAAATGGTATGCTGCGTAATCTCTGTTTGCACAGCAACATACATACTGCGAATTGTTGGTGTTTGTGAAGGCGGACGCTAGTACAGAATAAAAGCCATCGGGTCGCAGTCTTCGCCCAACATTCAGTACGCAACGAACGATCCAACAAAGTGGTCGAGAAATTTTCGAAACACCGTCATTCAGACGGTGAGTGAGTGAATCATCATCAAGTAGGCGACGCAACAGCTTCACTATGGAGATCAGCCTGGTAACGCTAGCCCTTTGCGTTGGCTTGTGTGTGGCAGCATACCGGTACGCTACGAAGCATTACTTCTACTTTGCGGACAAACCTATCCCGTTCCTTAAACCATCGTTCCCGTTCGGTAACGCCGGTCCTATATTGATGAAGAAGGTAACGCTGTTTGAGCACTTCAAAAATCTGTACGATGCGTTCCCCAATGGAAGGTAAGAAGAAGACGCCTCATTTGCAGTTCTGTCGCCAACATCGGTTCGAaatgtcatcatcatctctcTTGACTTACAGAATACACGGTATGTTTAATATGCGCCAGCCGGCGTATATCGTGCGTGATCCGGACCTGGTGAAACAGATCACCGTGAAGGACTTTGATTACTTTGCCGACCACATGACCACCGGGATGGAGCAGACCGAGGAGAACAACTCGAATCACTTGCTGCTGGGCAATTCGCTCGTATCGCTGCGTGGACAAAAGTGGCGCGATATGAGAGCTACCCTCAGTCCGGCGTTTACCGGCAGTAAGATGCGCCTGATGTTTGCCCTGATTGCCGAATGTGGTCAAACGATGGTGGAACATTTCCGGTCGGAAGAGCAGAAGGCCCGTACGGCCGGTGGTTCCGGTTTGCAGCTCGAGATGAAGGATGTGATGACGCGCTTCGCAAACGACGTCATCGGAACGGCCGCATTCGGCATTAAGGTGGATTCGTTCCGCGATCCCAACAATCAGTTTATCAGTATGGCCCGTTCGGTAATGAATCAGGAGTCGTTGGTAAAGGCTATCAAAATGATTGGCTTTACCTTTGCACCGAAGCTGATGACGCGGTTCAACATTGACTTTCTATCACCGGAGGAGGATCGCTTCTTCCGGGACACAATACTGGATACGATGAAGACACGAGAGGAGAAAGGTATCTTCCGTCCGGACATGATTGAGCTGCTGATGCAGGCAAAGAAGGGTAGCCTTAAGCATCAGCAGAAAGAGGAGAAAAGGATTGACCCGGCGGTTGAAGGATTTGCCACCGTGGAGGAGTCTCACGTTGGAAAGCGTGCCCATGATCGTGTATGGTCGGACACGGAGCTGATAGCgcaggcattcattttcttctttgccgGGTTTGAAACCATCTCGTGGACGCTGTCCTTTGCCTTGTACGAGCTGGCGGTGAATGAGGATATCCAGGCTCGATTGTTTGAGGAAGTGCGCGAAACGGAACAGTCGCTCGAGGAGGGACAAACGCTCAGCTACGAAAAGCTGCAATCGTTGCAGTATCTGGATATGGTCATTTCGGAAGCACTTCGTCGATGGCCTATTGCTACGGTGCTGAACCGGGAGTGCGTGCGAGACTATCAGTACGATGATGGGCAGGGAGTGAAGTTCATCATTGAGAAGGGTGCCCAGCTATTCATACCTGTTGTTGGACTGCACTTTGACCCGAAGTACTACCCCAATCCGGAACGTTTCGATCCTGAGCGGTTCAATGAggaaaacaggaagaaaattCATACCGGCACGTACCTACCGTTCGGTGCTGGACCTCGTAATTGTATCGGTAGGTTTCTATAGGCTCCCCCTCTCACTAGGAACTCCGTACCGTATATCCGTAAATGCTAATGCGCAATCGTTTTTCCACTATTTTTATAGGATCCCGATTTGCACTGATGGAGGCCAAGGTGGTACTCTACTATCTGGTACTCCATTTCCATGTGATACCATACTCTAAGACGCAGATACCGTTGAAgttgaaaaaatcatccacACAGTTCCAAACCGAACAGGGCATTTGGTTGGAGTTCCAGTCCAGAAGCAACTAAGCGTTGGcggaatattaattttaatacctATAGCTGTAGCAGGTTAAACGATCAGCATAATATATAATCATCCAATCAGTCGCGTTGTCTTTCGTTGCTTCCTTTAAAAAGAGTCAGCTTCGCTTTTGATGGCATTGTGCCAAGCATATGGCCAATCTTTGATGAaccgtgtgttgttgttttttagcttttttttttgagcaatTATTAGATTACGCTTGGTGAAACATGTGTCGCTCTCtatctcgctctctccctctttgtTCGTCAACCTCCaaatttagataaaaaaaaatgctgagtCAGTGTGTATCAACCCGCCCACTTCTCGCACGCACTTCCACTCCCCCACGCCCAAAAGATACACATTCAAACAGGCCTCCCACTTGTGGTTCTCCCATTGTATAACAGTGTCCGGGAACCACACGCGAATTGAAGGTCACATCAATACGAAACATTGCGTCtgtccgtgtgtatgtgtctaaCGCCTGTACCACCCCATCATTAACAGCGGACAGAGCAAACGCGTTTCGGACAACATGCCGCTGCTATTAGTTCTGGACAACGCGTTCGACGGAACGGACGCAAATTTGGGACAGAACCTGCTCCACTTCAAAAGCGGGTGGGCCTCCATCATACAGCTGAGCTTTAAAATAAGACAAGTAAGCATAACACACCGAGTGAATGAAATCGTGTAAATATTCGTTGAGTGCcgccatatgtgtgtgtgtgtgtgtgtgtgtgtgtgtgtgtgtgtgtgtgtgtgtgtgtgtgtgtgtgtgtgtgtgtgtgtgtgtgtccccagTGTCGTTTTCGATTCCTTTTGGTGGAAGATATTTTTCTCACGCCCTTAGATTTGAATTTCCGCTCTGGTTTACGCTCGGCTGGAATGTTTGTCCAAAAATGAGATCATCACTGGCGTGTGCTGGGAGGGAGGCGGGGTCCTTAAGTTCGAAAGATGGTTTTGCGCTTCAGAATAGCTCGGTCAATGTGAACAACTTGCCGAACGCGATATTAATTATCAGCGTCGTTTGGCATACAGATGGTTATGGGTGAACATCAGCGAtaaagtttgtttgcttttctagTAGTTTAATTCACCCACCGATATAGATATTAAACAtaacaggattttttttaatatgaaCTGTTACTTCCCTGTAGGTTACGAAAAGATCAGCCAGTCATATCGACGCCAACAGTAAACACACTTGATGGTTTGTTGTCCCAAGCCGAGAGAACACCAAATGTGTAATGACGCTTCTAATCTAATCTCGTAGTATAAATAGCGTGCCGGAACGTACAGGCACGTTAGCCATTCCATTATcaagcaaacgaaacagcCGCCGTCGCTGGGACGAAGCCACATAAAAAGTACAAACCAGTTTCACTCCTCACGCAATAGCGATCAGTTTGTTTTAGGTGACGAGCAACACCCGGCAGAggcatcaccagcagcagcagcagcagcagcagcagcagtgcaaaGAAAAATGGCGTTGGATATTGTGACGATGGCGGCAGTTGCCGCGATTCTCGGCTTGCTCTACTACTACGTCCGCAACCGGTACAGCTACTTTCTCGACAAACCGTACCCACACCTGAAGCCCACCTTCCTGTTCGGAAGCTCCGGCCCGATGATGTTGCGCCAGCGGGACATGATCGAGCACATCAAAATACTGTACAAAGCGTTTCCGGATGCAAAGTAAGTCATAGGCACTGGGCACAACTGCTCACCAAACTAACACACAGCTCGTTTCGATTCATCCCCGGCCGTGTAAAAGAGTGGTCGGTGCGTTCGACCTGCTTACCCCGAACCTTATATTACGCGATCCGGAGTGTGTGAAGCAGATTGGCGTGAAGGATTTCGACTACTTTACCGACCACACCCCGTTCCTGCCGAACGAGCACGATGCGGTCGGTACGGACAACATGTTTCTCAACTCGCTGTTTATGCTGCGTGGCCAAAAGTGGCGCGATATGCGGGCTACGCTTAGTCCCGCGTTTACCGGCAGCAAGATGCGCCAGATGTTTGAGCTAATGTCGGAAAGTTGCCAGGGCATGGTGCAGCATCTACTGAAAGAGGCCCGGTCGGACGAAACCAAACAGGTGCAGGAGATGAAGGACATTTTTTCGCGCTTTGCCAACGACGTGATCGCGTCGATCGCGTTCGGCATCCAGGTGAACTCGTTCGCCGAGCGGGAGAACGATTTCTACGTCCGCGGCAAGAAACTGCTCGACTTTAGCTCCTTCTGGCCAACGTTGCGCTTTATGCTGTTTATGATAATGCCCCGGGTAATGCTGAAGCTGGATATCGAGATGATGGATAAGCAGATGTGCCGGCACTTTTTCGCCATGATCCTGGACAATATGCGGGTGCGCGAGGAGAAGGGCATCGTGCGGAACGACATGATCAACATTCTGATGCAGGTCAAGCGCGGCGTGCTGAACCATCAGCGCGACGAACCGGACGTAAAGGATGCCGGATTTGCGACGGTTCACGAGTCGTCCGTCGGTAAGAAGGCGATCACACGCGACTGGACCGACAAGGAGCTGGTGGCGCAGTGTTTCCTGTTCTTCCTGGCCGGTTTTGACACCATCTCGACCGCGATCGGATTTATGATGTACGAGCTGGTCCGACACCCGGAGGTACAGGAGCGGCTTTACGAGGAGGTTGTCGAGATCGACGAGAAACTGAATGGGAAGCCGCTAACGTACGATGCCGTCCAGAGCATGCGGTATATGGATATGGTAGTGTCGGAGTCGTTGCGTTTCTGGCCACCGGCACCGATGGTCGATCGGTACTGTAATCGAGACTACACGTTCGACGATGGTGCCGGGTTACGGTTCAAGATCGAGAAAGGACGCACCGTTATGGTACCGGTGGCCGGTTTGCATAGCGATCCGAAGTATTTCCCCGACCCGGAACGGTTTGATCCGGAGCGATTCAGTGAGGAAAATCGACACAAAATTAACCCCGGAGCGTACCTGCCGTTTGGCGTTGGACCGCGCAACTGTATCGGGTCAAGGTTTGCGCTGATGGAGGTCAAATCAATCGTCTACTATTTGCTGAAGAATTTTACCTTTGAACGTTGTGACAAAACGCAAGTACCGCTACGTCTGAAGCGTAGTCCAGTGGCGCTGGCTTCCGAAAATGGAATCTGGATTCGTTTGAAGCCGCGCGATATCAGTAACTGAGGTGGGGTAACGAATGTTCAATTTCGCAAAGAATGTACAATAAAAAGTTATCATTCAAGACGAGATTTAAATTGGCTATCAGTTAATGATAAGTAGTAGTTCAGGGTTAGCAATGTGAGATATCGGATTTGGTAACAAAGGAAATCAATGGGTTTATCAAAGCAAGGCTTATCGCTCATCCCGAATATCTGGGCTTTGGAGTCTAGCCTTCACCCGATATGATAAAGTTAGGGCACACGACGTCTACGTAATTTTATGGACCCAGAAATGCCGTGGTTATCGCTTGTGTCTCGCTGGTagttgcgaaaaaaaatcgctgaTAAATCACCCTTCACACTGTCAAATTGTCTTACTAACAGTAGAGATGAAccagtttttaaaacaaacaatcaaaagtTGTCTGTCATTGCCGTGACTCGGCAGCAGTGGTACGAAGATGAATATTTCCTTGTTTTGGCCAAAGGTTGACATCTAAATTGATTGAACTTCATGAACTCCAGCGTTGGTCGTCGTGCCATTGATAAGATATATCAGACAGCCAAGAATTAATAAGCAACGCGAGAAGTCTACTCATGGTGATCATCATATAGCAGGCGTCGCTTAATTGTTCACTTCACATTCAGTTTAGCAACAGTGGAGTTGGTGGTGGTAACCGTAGCAACCGGTGAGGTGGTTTCCTCTGAGGAGGTCAAACAAATGACGATTAAATTAATCGCAATCGTCGAAATAGCAGTGTAAAAAAATGAGTAAATTGATCATGAAAACaatcttcattttgtttttacagaCTCTATAGCGTTAGTGTTCGCGCAATATCTCTAAAATGGAGCTAAGCTTGGTGATTACGATTGGGTTCGTAACGGTGGTACTAGCAGCACTGTATGGCTACCTTACGAGAAACAATAGATTCTTCGAGGGATTCCCAATACCATGCCTGCCGGTAGAACCATTATTCGGAAGCCAGCGAGAAATATTTCTAAGACGGATCGCATTAAATACCTTCATTCGCCGAAGCTATGCATCATTCCCGGACGCAAAGTGAGTATGCGATCTGTACTAAATTACGCCATTTTGCAAATGTTGCGTGTCTTTTCCCCGTCAGAATGTATGGCATGTTCGAGCTGCTAACGCCAATGTTAGTCGTTCGCGATCCGGAGCTGATCAAGCGCATCACGGTGAAGGACTTCGATCACTTCATCAACCATCGATCATTAGTATCGGGCGACGGTGCCACCAACTCCACCATCATGTTTACGAAGGCACTTTTCAACCTTAACGGACAGCGCTGGCGAAATGTACGCACCACCCTTAGTCCCACGTTTACCAGCAGCAAGATGCGTCAGATGTTTACCATGATTGTGGAGTGTAGCGAAAATATGGTTCAGGCACTGAAAAGCCTCAACGAACAGGAATGCGAAATTAAGGAGCTTTTCATCCGCTTCACGAACGACGCTATTGCTTCCTGCGCGTTCGGCGTACGCATCAACACGTTCCGCGACGAACAGAATGTGTTCTTCCGCTATGGCAAAGAAATATCCAACTTTAACCGCCTGCCTGTGTTTCTCAAGATTATGGGCTACCAGTTCTTTCCCAAGCTGATGGCATGGCTGGACGTTGACATTTTCgaccgcaaacacacacagttcTTTATCGAACTATTTAGAAGTCAGGTGCACGACCGGGAACAGCACGGGATCGTTCGCCCAGATATGATCCATCTACTGATGCAGGCGGCAAAAGGAAAGCTGCGCCACCAGCCACAGGAGCGCGAGGAAGTAGAGAGCTTTGCAACGGCAAAAGAATCGAACGATGAGAAGCTCCTCCCGGGCGAGGAGAACACAGAGACGCTCAGTGAGCTTGAAATGGTGGCCCAATGTTTGATATTCTTTCTGGCAGGGTTTGATATCGTCGCGAATTCAATGTCATTTTTAATGTACGAGCTAACGATGGCTTCCGACATACAGGAACGTCTGTACGATGAGATCCGCGAAGTGTCGGAATCGCTGGAAGGGAAATCGCTCACCTACGATGCTCTGATGGGTATGCGATATCTCGATATGGTTGTATCGGAGGCACTCCGAAGGTGGCCGCCGAATCCGGCTAGCGATCGTACATGTAACCAGGATTATAGGGTGACCGGTGAAGGTGGTGCTCCTGATGTCGTCATCCCCAAGGGTGTTGTCGTGTCCATCCCTATCGTTGGACTGCATCATGATCCGCAAATCTATCCCGACCCTGATCGCTTCGATCCGGAACGATTCAACGAAGAGAACCGCCAGAATATTCCACTCGG
This genomic window from Anopheles maculipalpis chromosome 2RL, idAnoMacuDA_375_x, whole genome shotgun sequence contains:
- the LOC126568094 gene encoding cytochrome P450 9e2-like, giving the protein MEISLVTLALCVGLCVAAYRYATKHYFYFADKPIPFLKPSFPFGNAGPILMKKVTLFEHFKNLYDAFPNGRIHGMFNMRQPAYIVRDPDLVKQITVKDFDYFADHMTTGMEQTEENNSNHLLLGNSLVSLRGQKWRDMRATLSPAFTGSKMRLMFALIAECGQTMVEHFRSEEQKARTAGGSGLQLEMKDVMTRFANDVIGTAAFGIKVDSFRDPNNQFISMARSVMNQESLVKAIKMIGFTFAPKLMTRFNIDFLSPEEDRFFRDTILDTMKTREEKGIFRPDMIELLMQAKKGSLKHQQKEEKRIDPAVEGFATVEESHVGKRAHDRVWSDTELIAQAFIFFFAGFETISWTLSFALYELAVNEDIQARLFEEVRETEQSLEEGQTLSYEKLQSLQYLDMVISEALRRWPIATVLNRECVRDYQYDDGQGVKFIIEKGAQLFIPVVGLHFDPKYYPNPERFDPERFNEENRKKIHTGTYLPFGAGPRNCIGSRFALMEAKVVLYYLVLHFHVIPYSKTQIPLKLKKSSTQFQTEQGIWLEFQSRSN
- the LOC126568104 gene encoding probable cytochrome P450 9f2 encodes the protein MALDIVTMAAVAAILGLLYYYVRNRYSYFLDKPYPHLKPTFLFGSSGPMMLRQRDMIEHIKILYKAFPDAKVVGAFDLLTPNLILRDPECVKQIGVKDFDYFTDHTPFLPNEHDAVGTDNMFLNSLFMLRGQKWRDMRATLSPAFTGSKMRQMFELMSESCQGMVQHLLKEARSDETKQVQEMKDIFSRFANDVIASIAFGIQVNSFAERENDFYVRGKKLLDFSSFWPTLRFMLFMIMPRVMLKLDIEMMDKQMCRHFFAMILDNMRVREEKGIVRNDMINILMQVKRGVLNHQRDEPDVKDAGFATVHESSVGKKAITRDWTDKELVAQCFLFFLAGFDTISTAIGFMMYELVRHPEVQERLYEEVVEIDEKLNGKPLTYDAVQSMRYMDMVVSESLRFWPPAPMVDRYCNRDYTFDDGAGLRFKIEKGRTVMVPVAGLHSDPKYFPDPERFDPERFSEENRHKINPGAYLPFGVGPRNCIGSRFALMEVKSIVYYLLKNFTFERCDKTQVPLRLKRSPVALASENGIWIRLKPRDISN